AGGATCGATGTGGGGATAATGGTCGAGACTCCGGCTGCTGCGCTCACAATCGATGATTTCATAGAGGAGGGCCTGGACTTCATATCGTTCGGCACAAACGATCTCACGCAGTACACGCTCGCTGTGGACAGGAACAACGAGAACGTTGCCGGCCTCTACTCTGAGATGCATCCAGCTGTCATCAAACTCATAGAGTATGTTGTGGAGCGGTGCAAGAAGGCCGGCGTCAAGACATCGATATGCGGCCAGGCGGGATCCTACCCGGAGATGGCCAGGCGGCTTGTTGAGATTGGCATCGACAGCATATCCGCGAACATCGATGCGGTGGCTGCTGTGAGGGAGGCAGTGGCAAGGGCAGAGCTCTCGATACTCCTGGAGGCTGCAAGGAATCGATGATGTACACGTTCCCGGAGAGGGGTCTGTCAGAGGAGATGGTCACGGATCTCCTGAGAGAGATGCGCGGAAGGGACTGCTCCTATGACCATCTCCTCTCCACCATGTGCACCCGCCCCCATCCCGTGGCGGTGAGAGCATACACCATGTTCCTGGAGACCAACCTGGGCGACCCCGGGCTCTTTCCGGGGACAGCGGAGATTGAGCGCAGGGTTGTTGGCATTCTCGGATCTTTACTGGGATGCTCCGACGCGGCAGGCTACATATCAACAGGTGGCACCGAGTCGAACATCCAGGCGATACGCGCCGCGAGGAACTCATCGGGCAGGCGCGATGGGAACATAGTCGTTCCTAGATCGGCGCATTTCTCCTTCGATAAGATCGCGGATCTCCTCAACCTAGAGGTGAGGAAGGCCGAGCTCGATGATATGCTCAGGGTGGATGTCGGGGATGTCGAGAGGCTGATCGACGAGCGTACGGTCTGTCTTGTTGGCATCGCCGGGACCACAGAGTTCGGCCAGGTGGATCCGATAGAGGATCTGGCAGAGCTTGCGATCGAGAACAACATACCCCTTCATGTGGATGCTGCATTCGGCGGGTTTGTGCTGCCGTTCCTTGACAGAAACTACCACTGGGATTTCAGGGTTGATGGGGTGCAGTCGATAACCATCGATCCACACAAGATGGGCATGAGTCCGATTCCGGCGGGCGGATTGATCTTCAGGAGCTCAGATCCTGTCAGGCGGCTGGAGACAGAGACATACTACCTGACGGTCGCGAGACAGGCATCGCTGACGGGCACGAGAAGCGGGGCTGCCGCTGCAGCCACATACGCTGTGATCATGCATCTAGGCACTGATGGTTACAGAAGGGTCGTCAGGAGATGCATGGAGATGACGGAGCATCTAGTGTCAGAAGCCCGTGCAATGGGCGTAGAGCCTGTCATCGAGCCCGTGATGAACGTCGTCGCGCTGAAGATCGATGATCCTCCCGGGGTCAGGAGGGCGCTGCTTGAGAGGGGCTGGCACGTCTCGATGACCCGAGAGCCAAAGGCGCTGAGGCTCATACTGATGCCGCACA
The sequence above is drawn from the Methanothrix sp. genome and encodes:
- the mfnA gene encoding tyrosine decarboxylase MfnA; its protein translation is MMYTFPERGLSEEMVTDLLREMRGRDCSYDHLLSTMCTRPHPVAVRAYTMFLETNLGDPGLFPGTAEIERRVVGILGSLLGCSDAAGYISTGGTESNIQAIRAARNSSGRRDGNIVVPRSAHFSFDKIADLLNLEVRKAELDDMLRVDVGDVERLIDERTVCLVGIAGTTEFGQVDPIEDLAELAIENNIPLHVDAAFGGFVLPFLDRNYHWDFRVDGVQSITIDPHKMGMSPIPAGGLIFRSSDPVRRLETETYYLTVARQASLTGTRSGAAAAATYAVIMHLGTDGYRRVVRRCMEMTEHLVSEARAMGVEPVIEPVMNVVALKIDDPPGVRRALLERGWHVSMTREPKALRLILMPHMTEENLDLFLDDMKDVISSTRS